Part of the Pseudorasbora parva isolate DD20220531a chromosome 13, ASM2467924v1, whole genome shotgun sequence genome is shown below.
TAAGCTGTCCTTTATGtatgaaactcttcccacactgattgcaggtgaaaggcttctctccagtgtgaatcttCATGTGGTAAGCAAGGGATTCTTCATGTTTTAAACCCTTTCCACAATGATGGCACTTGAACGGTCTCTCCTCAGTGTGACTTCTCATGTGTCTTATTAGGTCCTTATTTAATAAGAACCCCTTTCCACATTGATGGCACTTAAAAGGCTTCTCCTCAATGTGACTTCTCATGTGTGCCTTAATGTTTTTACTTATTTTGAACCTCTTTCCACATTGGTCACATTTATAGGGCTTCTCTTCAGAGTGAATTATCATGTGGCTGTTAAGGCATTCTATGTctttgaaactctttccacactgatggCATATAAAATGGTTCTCTCTTGAGTGaatttttgtgtgtaaattaAGGTTGTCTTTACGgatgaaactctttccacactgatcacatgtgTAAGGtctttctccagtgtgaatcctcATGTGAACCATTAAGGTCTTGCTTCGCGTGTAACTTttcccacactgatcacatTCGAAAGGtctttctccagtgtgaaccaTCATGTGATCCCTTAAGGTATTGCTTCGTGtgtaactctttccacactgaccacatgtgaacggcttctctccagtgtgaactctcatgtggattTTAAGGTTTCCTGCTGTAGTGAACGAGTTTCCACACTGTTGACAAGTGAGAGATCTTTTAGATCCTTCCACCTCACCTCTTTGTTGTGAGAAAAACTTTTCAGTCTGTGAGCAAAGATTATCTTGAGTTATGAAATCATGTTCCTCATACTGATCTTTCTCCATTTCATTCAGTTCTTCAGACTCATTCAGACTCTCCTCTTTGAGCGGCATCAAGTCTGAAAggtaaaaacagaaaaatacaatttaaccCCAGTATAATGGTACACATGCACAGTATAATGGTACACATTATAAGGGTTTGATTCCCTTATAAAACATTCCTGACTCAACTCATCAGCTATTAATACAAACTTTAAAACAAGAAATGCATGTCAGATAAGagaaacattcaaaatgtgttCCATGGTTTGCTTCTCAGCCTGGCAGCCACAGCCCAAAAAGAGGCTCAAAGAAGTTCACTGAACTTCCAATGAGGCCAGCAGGTTACAAAATTAATCCaaataaaatcataataatgCTGTGCATGATACCCATTGCTCTATTAAAATAATGCATCTTTAAATCCTAAACCACTAAGCTGTAGTAATCCCAGTGTTGTTCAAATTAAATAGTATTGCTAAAGAAAATAATTAAACCTTTTAATAGTTATTTTTTGATACTGAAACTGGCACTGAGAAATGGGAAATTTCACGAGTACTGGTACTAAAATGCTGTAAATTGACATCTATCTCTTAAACATCATGGACTGAACCCCATATTTCAGTGTCTATGGTGAATTTTATAATCAGCTTTAATTGTGGCACTCGATTGGATTCTTCACAgcatgcaaaacatttttttttaaatgattgttCATTTGTTTAGATGTCAGCAATTTAATAAGAAACAAATAACTGAGTCCACATTTGGGAACCAACCTGTTTGTTCCTCAATATCTTCATGTCTCACTTTGAATGATTCTGAAATTCCCATGTCTTCagtctcctctttaataaatgcCATCTTGATAAAAGTATGTCACCAGGATCTCAGTTGTTTCACTGGGAGTTTCTGGTTCCTGTATTTTGGACATTTTTGTCATGTTTATAAGCAAAacagttaataaaaataaatgcatatcaAAACTAAGGTAGCTTAGATTTAATACACTCTATTTATGAAGAACACATACTTTTTTAGCTATTAGTCAATTTTCAGACCATaacaaatacaaatgtaaattatattttatgttccatggaaaaaaagaaagcctTAGCCTACATATTTGGAGCGACATGGGGGCGAGCATgacattatttacatttttgggtgtaaatttaataaatgcagttattaacAAGAAAACAATTTGGCATTTCGTGCAAAAACGTTGCCGTCCACTGTTTAACTACACCTCAAAATCCATGCAGTAAATGCAGCCCGTAATCATCATTTCCCCAACTTACACTCTCGTGCTAATGGTGTAGCCCACAGTTAATCAAATAATAATTTCACGAAGAACACGGACCATCACTTTACATaataattaattgattaattccatgttactttaaaaaatataaaaatcgttTTAAACACCTTAAATAGATAATCGTTCAGAAACACAAACCTTTTTTGAGCCAGATGAGAGTCGCCGccctatgacgtcataacaccaaaccaaaataaaagttcacaCGAATgctgcatttttaaataaacactgcTGGGAAAAAAAGTCAAGCATACCACTGCGTGACTTCCATGTTGGACAGAGTGCATGCCTGTGTATGCTGGACCAGCATTCTGGAAAATGAGATGAGACCGCTCCTTTGATCCACTCTTAGAGAGTTtaaccaatattttttttttaaattctgggGTTTGATCATAAGTGTTGTgttggtgattttttttaaatatagatttttaacgTTTTATTTCTGTGACTGTGCCATAtagcattttaatgtaaatgtatgaTTATTTGTCTTGCAGCACTGTGGTCAACTTTTGTTCTATTATAATgtgctttaaaaataaattgaacatgTTGTTCTCAAGCTAATCTGTGCTGGTGTTGCTGGTCTACTATCACTCCTAGCCTTGTTCTTCTGCACTAATCACCAAACTCTTCCTCATCTGGTAAGTCCCGTCTCCATTGGGCAGAATCTCTCCTCCTGTGATCTGATCATCATCCACAGGCTGACCATCTCTGAACAGGGTCAGGTTAATGTGAGGGGGGTAAAAACCAGTGGCCAGACAGCTGATCTGAAGACCTTGAGAGTCTGGGAGTGTCTTCCTCATCAGTCTCACTCTGGGTTTCACTACAGAGGGATGAGATCTGTTATTAATTTATGGTTCTGTTTCATAATGCATTTAGAGTCAGATTCTTTCTGTACTGCTGTCTGGGTCGTATGCTGATTGTTATTTTCTATCCTAACAATACTAAACTTAATCAGGTTGATTCACTCACCTTTTCTCATCACATTGTTCTTTTCCAAGTGCAGGTACCGGCGCAAAACTTTAATACAAATAGGATGATAAACAACTTCAACTTCAACTCCATACTTTGTTTATCAAAAGCATCCCACAAATTGAGTGGGCCTGGCTTATCATCATTCAACACTTCACATCCAGCAAGTCTCTGATGAACACCTTCAAATAACAGAAAAGTATGTTTTATTAGTCCTCACTGCCCAATTTAAAATGTAGTGAACTGAACATGAATATACTGGACTTTATGAGTACCCTCTTATTGTTACATCAAAAagctttaataaaataataataataaaaatatgaaattatatatgtattaatAGGCTATAGTTCTCACCATCTGTGTGACTTCTGAGTTTCTTAACATAAACATCCCTAGTCTTTATAGCATTATACATGTCTTGAAATACAACACCAGCATCCCTTTGCTCTTCATCATAGTATTTTGAATCATGGTGAGAGCAATAGACAGCTTTCCATGTGGTTGAATCATAATATGCTATTTGCAGATCATCCAGCATAagcacaatactgaactcaggAAAAGGTGTCTGTCCAATATGTTGCCAAAGCCATCAGTGAGTGAGAACCTGTGGATACACAAGGAcgagaaaataatatttttttgtggcaCACATGAATATGTTTGTTTAATGCAGTTAAAATGCCATGTGGCTGTTTAAGCAATTGTGTTTTAAAACTAAAATAGACGATAAATGACTATTTCCCTTTGCAGTTTGCCCGGCCCATTTTACCTGAAACTCCAGCCCATTTTATGTGAAACTGTTCATGCAAAAAAAGTTGGCACAGCTGATGTTTCAGTAACTGTAGGGcctaaataattatattttagtacatAATTTCAACACAAAAGTATCAGACATTTCTTCAGTcattataaatcataaaaacacaTGGAAAAGGCGTATTGTATTATTGTCCCATGCGATTTACCAAAAAGTGGCCCAATTTACCTGATATCACCCATATGATCACAGGAAAGCTATTAAAAATCTGAAAAACCTGTCCAAcgttcaaaaacaaaatatgaaaataGCACAGATTGCCCAAATATGTAAACTCTGTTTACATTTTTtcactctttaaaaaaaaaaaccctgatccataaataatgaattacaaAGAAATAACTATAAATACTGTAaacaaatgtttgtttgttttatgaaataaaaagtagtGGGCTATAATGGACGTGGCcatttttaaagtaatgtttcTTGCTTCCGGTTACAGTTATAGTTGTAGGGCTACAAAGCTTGATATTGCAAACTGCCACTTCTTACCATATTGTAGGCTATGTATTCGCCATTATAAACTCGCTGGTTTGTAGCACAAATAGTTTTACCGTAGTTCTTCTTCTAGGCTAATGAATCGGAAGTCTCACACTCTCAGAAAATAACACAGGCCGCAACAAATTTTACATTGACAAGCATCGGAGGTGGGGACATtatgtacactgtaaaccctaatgttgtctttacttaaacaaatcaagtaatcttgactaaatattactagtttagtccaaaaactcaaaaaatataagttagtataacttattatcctacaaaatacatagacttaagatttcaagttgaatgaactcaaaatcataattaattaaaatagctcgctctggttttgctttgatgtgattggccatgcaaggagttctgtctggcaacaagaactaactcactgattggaggacatttacaaaaggcggtccttttcttgttgctgatttaaattaagatggagacttgttcattgtgtgcaatcttaaaatcggtaagtaaaaattcgtaagttactaaacataataataatatgtgaactaacttataactaaccagactgactttatttctgttttaatgaaaataatagtttcgttggaagtcaccatgatggagatcagtgtttgctttagttgggctcttgacccttgactgtataataataatataatgtttctctggctgctttgtgtttgaGAGACACATTTGGGAAGGAACACaaagtcaagagaaaatatcaagtgatgttgtttaatcattgacgatgataacatcatcatgtattGGCAGAATCCCTGATCTCATGCAGAGTCTAATGCTGTGGTTGTCAAAgcagttattaatagttttgaaatattaatacaaatttcCATGAGATGGATGATTGTTTAAACTAAGTATCTTCAGTTACTGTAACTCAGTTATAAGTACATTCAACTTAAATCTTCTATTCCATTCCATTATGGGCTTAAGTACATTGAAGGCAGTCCACTTCACTTATTCAACTAATGCTTCATTACTtaaaaaatttaaggcaacGAGTTACCTTGGTTTTTTTAAGTAGATTCTACTTATCCGGGTTTACAGTGTAGGCGGGGTAAGATGATCAACAACAGATATATGAAAACATTGCGTAAATAAATTGCGCAGAAACAGTGTGGCTATAAGAACGATCCATATCAGTGTGATTAAGAGGTAGACTGATGTAAAGTGGAACATATaagaatgttttgtttttttgaatgTATTGTGATTTATAGCTTATAGCCTACTCCTATAATGAATATTGCCAAAATGAGGGCAATACATTGCtttaaagttattttatttattaaggaACGTGTGTAGGGATGAATGCTGAACTATCTGATAATAATTCTTGGCCAACatctaatcttttttttttgtttttacaaaatagCAAGACAGTTTTTTATAGCTAAATATTAGATAGTCCATGGAATACAACAGCAGTGTATCTGCTACAGAAAATTATGACCAATTGCTTTAGCAAGTATAATTTCAAAAGTATTTGAGTGAATCCTTATGAATAGGCTTAAAGAATATTTAATAACTGTGATCAATTTGGCTGTAAAACAGTAAGCATGGTACTGCTTTATGCATATGTTAGAAGTGGTTAAGTAGTCCTATAATAGACATACTTGATAATTCCACAGTATGTGTTTTTAGATCTATAAGTTGTTTGTAGCAAATTAGCTCAAAagtaaaatatgaataattaattataactTGTTATAAAATGATATGAAACAATTGATGAATTGCCTATTGATCAATTTTCAGAAAGGATATTTTTCCTGGCCACATAAAAACTCTTTCTGTGATTGCATTGTTAAATGTAACATTGCTGAtgtttttgtaacatttttttaacacacaACTGCAAATTATATCTGAATGGGTGAACACAAACAAATTCACAGGCATGAAATGTCCAGCCTGGATGTCAATCAAACTCATCAAGTatccaaaaacacattttatttgctAGTCTAGGTGTCTGTCATTATACAGTATGGCTAAGAATTAAGTTACAATTCTGTTTTTGTAATaatcattacattacattacatcatttacattttgttttgcaTTGTCATAATTAAACCagaatataaaaattatatataacaaTTTTGTTATTCTAAATGTGATGCAAATGATTGAATGGTAATGCAATGCATTGTTTTATAATCAGCCGTCAAAGTATTTTCATGCTTCAGTGCAACATTGCCCATTCATTACATCcttcaatatatttttggagagTTTATTAGCCAGGCTGTGGCTGCGAAAAGTACCCACATTTCCCCATCTCAGGAGATTTGAGAGGCTGCTCACTGCAGAGCCATGGGTGGAGTCCAGCTCCCTCCTGGATGTCCAGCTCCCCCTTTCTGAATGTAATTAATGGATAATGCCCATTAAAGGGTGTTcatccaaaatgaaaattggcccatgatttactcactctcaagtcaTAGGTGTACAtgacaatcagagttatattaaaaaggtCCTGGCCAATCCaaacattataatggcagtgaactgTTGCCTCATTTATGAAGTCCATGTATCAGATAACTGCTCAACAGTTGCATACGGCTTTCTGCCGgaagttagttttttagtatataaagttttaaatattgatatttttcttacacaaacgcgcCACTtttcttcagaaggcctttattaaccccctggagccttgtggagcagttatatgatggatagatgcactgttatggacttcataaacaaggcaacaattcactgccattataatgcttgtaTTAGCCagtaattaaatttttttaattaaaactcaaattttattcatataaaagatgaatgtcatatacacattaGGATTACTTGAGAGTGAGTCATTggctaatttaaatttttgggtgaactaaccatttaaccctgtaagaccttcattcatcttcggaacacaaatgaaggtatttttaatgaaatccgagagctctctgacctctccatagacatcaatttaattaggcctaccactttcaaggtccacAAAGGTAGTGAAacatcgttaaaatagtccatgtggttcaacattaattttatgaagcgacgagaatactttttgtgcgcaaaacaaaccaaaataactttattcaacaatgtCGGTGTCAGTCTCCTATGTTGTTGCAAATAGTGCAGCGCTTTCGAGTTCTATGGAGGCCGATGCTGTTCACCTAAGCACCACGAGTCCACGATACATGTGTGATGATGATGCAGAAGCAGTCAAgtggttgaaccactggagtagcatggactattttaacttTACCTTTCTGGATCTTGAAAGTAGTAATTACTTTGTTGTTCATAGagaggtcagagagctctcggacttctttaaaaaatctcttaatttgtgttctgaagatgaatgaaggtcttatgggtttggaacgacattagggtgaataATTCATGATGGGATTTCAATTTTTgggaatttaatttaaataaaaactttcTGTAACGTGAGGGCCCAAATGTAACATGAccaaatgacagcttaaaattGTATCTGATACaatcaaaaaaaacaaaaaaaaaacaaacaaaaaaacaagacaaactaaaatattttgtcaataaaatgcaataattatttttttccaataaaataatggcaatttaaaataaactaatttttgagtttgacaacaaGCAAACCACAAAACACATGCTATACAGCATATAGTTCAAACataataatttatcatttatgaACATTTGTTTCTGAAATAGAATTTGTAAAAGAATAAAATAGCATTTCTAGTATAGGGCACAATGTAACACAGTGTGACAACATTCCCCAACTGTGCAAATGGGATTTAAACCAGGCTAATATCTTCTGCtagttaaataaattaaaaaagttaatgAAAAATTAACTTAAGCAGGAAAATTACTTTTTGCTATGGCTAATAAAtggtcagaattttttattttattatggcAATCTTTTCTCTATAGGCTAGTGATGGCAACTGGTCAGTTTCATCATGCTGGCATATGTGGAAAGTTTTAAACCATGTGTGCCCCGCTCACCCcttatttcaaaataatgaatggTTAATAATTATTGCAATATTTGTATCTAATATTTTACGCTAGcatatatttgtgtgtatgtgtctgtgtgttggtTACATTTGATGTTGTTTACATTGCCTACGGTTATATCAGCAGCAGGATTCAGCTGATCCACAGTGATCTAGTATTCTCCCAGGCGCTCCGTCCTGATGACAGTGCGGGTGTGGCGGCAGGTTCCTCCCACCTGTTGTGTAGCAGTGATGTGCTGCTTCTCCTGGGAGACAAGTAAGACCTACAGTGTACTCCTGACAACAGCCTTCGGATATTTACAggaaatacagtttttttttattagcgTCCTATAAAGAGAAATTGACTAACATTGTACAATGACTGCGAATCATGTACGAGAGCGTCGAAAAGGAAGGTCAACGGAAAGATAACGGTAAGAAATATAGGTAACAAAATATGTGTTCGTGTAGGCCTAACTCATAGCCTATATTCATGACTCGGCTTCCATCGCGTAGAAACGGACTTTCTAATCGTCTGCTGCTGTGATTCTACTTTTTAGATGCGTTAATAAAAAACGATTGTTTTGATCCACTGGAAGAAGCAACTGCAAACTGGAGTTGTTACAAACTGATTATTGATCCGGGTTTGAGCAGCGGAAGTCAGAAACTGTACCGATATGATGGACAACACTTCAGCGCACCGGTGAGTATGAGTTCAAGAATATCAATGATTGCCTACTAATATTTATGCATGTTAATATAATGCTTAGCTATCAAACTGACCTAGATGTAATAATCATCATAAACAGTCTagttgttttgttcattataAAAAATGACTAAATTGTTGTCTGTCAGCATCCTGAATGTTTCCCTGTGGATGTTGTACGAGATCCCAGAATTACTCGTTTTTGGACAAAATTCAAAGAAACAGATCTCCCGGTCCCCAAATTCAAGGTTAGTATTGATAGGCTACAGGTTAAAAGCAAATGGATTGTGTCATTTTTGGCCTACAAAAAGTGAAACATTTAACTCTGTTATAATACTGACTTTCTTTGTGGgttccaagaaaaaaaaaagcagttttatttataattgATAAACTAACCTGTTGTTTTTCTGTTTAAcctattttgatatatttaactTAGTTTCTCTGACCCTCATAATAATATTTCTATAGGCAGATAttgttaaataattattaattacaaaGTAGAAAGGCAATGAAAGAGATGGGATGAATTTGACCCAagatgaattttatatttttatcctatataaaaatacaatataattaatGTAAATATCTCCACAGTATATACATCAATTTGTAAATCTTAGGATTTGAAAATTCAtctattttatgtattattctCTGGGGTGATGTCACATTTTCAGTGAAGGGATTTGAAGCTttacaaataattttataattatcagttcttgatttaaaaaaagagtgTCATGAAGTATCAacctgatgttgatgtttgtttaaGATTGCCTTAGGGGCCCTAGGGATATGAAAATAATGCCATATCATGTCAATAAATCTCTTTTTTAGG
Proteins encoded:
- the LOC137038681 gene encoding gastrula zinc finger protein XlCGF57.1-like is translated as MAFIKEETEDMGISESFKVRHEDIEEQTDLMPLKEESLNESEELNEMEKDQYEEHDFITQDNLCSQTEKFFSQQRGEVEGSKRSLTCQQCGNSFTTAGNLKIHMRVHTGEKPFTCGQCGKSYTRSNTLRDHMMVHTGERPFECDQCGKSYTRSKTLMVHMRIHTGERPYTCDQCGKSFIRKDNLNLHTKIHSRENHFICHQCGKSFKDIECLNSHMIIHSEEKPYKCDQCGKRFKISKNIKAHMRSHIEEKPFKCHQCGKGFLLNKDLIRHMRSHTEERPFKCHHCGKGLKHEESLAYHMKIHTGEKPFTCNQCGKSFIHKGQLNVHMRVHTRENDLKCKHCGERFTDKNLLKMHENTHPKEKPFSCPQCGKSYTLKGRLTKHMKSHNGEKPLTFFHHVESSSYINDTLTGK